One window from the genome of Eucalyptus grandis isolate ANBG69807.140 chromosome 7, ASM1654582v1, whole genome shotgun sequence encodes:
- the LOC104417873 gene encoding squalene synthase-like: MGSLGAVLKHPDELYPLLKLKMEARNAEKLIPQQPHWRFCYSMLRKFSKTFAFVIEQLPTELRDAVCILYLVLRALDTVEDDTSIPVDVKVPILKAFLQHVFDKEWHLSCGTKECKVLMDQFHHVSTAFLELGKRYQEVIEDITKRMGAGMAKFICKEVETVDDYNEYCHYVSGLIGLGLSKLFHASGAEDLALDSLSNSMALILQKQDIIRDYLEDINEIPKSRMFWPHQIWGKYVNKLEDLKYEENSVKAVQCLNEMVTNALTHVEDSLTYMSALRDPAIFRFWAIFQIMAIGNLALSYNNIQVFRGEVKIRLGLAAKVRYHTRTMADVYGAFYDFSCMLKSKVDKNDPNATKTLSIIEGIQKACRDSGLLNKRKSYILATKPTNSSILVSVLLIVLVIVVAHLSASQSSN, from the exons atggggAGTTTGGGAGCGGTTTTGAAGCATCCGGATGAACTCTACCCACTGTTGAAGCTGAAAATGGAGGCGAGGAATGCCGAGAAGCTGATCCCTCAGCAACCTCATTGGCGATTCTGCTACTCCATGCTCCGCAAGTTCTCCAAGACATTCGCTTTCGTCATCGAACAACTCCCCACCGAGCTTCGCGATGCG GTGTGCATACTCTATTTGGTCCTGCGAGCCCTCGATACAGTTG AGGATGACACAAGCATACCTGTTGATGTCAAAGTGCCTATCCTGAAAGCTTTTCTTCAGCACGTGTTTGATAAGGAGTGGCATCTTTCAT GTGGTACAAAAGAGTGCAAGGTTTTAATGGACCAATTTCATCATGTTTCAACGGCTTTCCTGGAGCTTGGGAAAAG GTATCAAGAGGTAATTGAGGATATTACTAAAAGAATGGGAGCAGGAATGGCAAAATTTATTTGCAAAGAG GTGGAAACAGTTGATGATTACAATGAATATTGCCACTATGTGTCAGGACTTATAGGTTTAGGTCTGTCAAAGCTTTTCCATGCTTCTGGAGCTGAAGATTTGGCACTAGATTCTCTGTCCAATTCAATGGCTTTGATTCTACAG AAGCAAGACATTATTCGAGATTATTTGGAAGATATCAATGAGATTCCAAAGTCACGCATGTTTTGGCCTCATCAgatttggggtaaatatgtaAACAAACTTGAG GACTTGAAGTATGAGGAGAACTCAGTGAAGGCAGTACAATGTTTGAATGAGATGGTAACAAATGCTTTGACACATGTTGAAGACAGTTTGACATACATGTCTGCTTTAAGGGATCCTGCGATATTCCGGTTTTGGGCTATTTTTCAG ATAATGGCGATTGGAAATTTAGCTTTATCCTACAACAATATTCAAGTTTTCAGAGGCGAAGTAAAGATCAGGTTAg GTCTTGCTGCTAAAGTTAGGTATCACACGAGGACAATGGCTGATGTTTATGGTGctttctatgatttttcttgTATGCTAAAGTCCAAG GTTGACAAGAATGATCCTAATGCCACCAAAACATTGAGCATAATCGAGGGTATACAAAAGGCTTGCAGAGATTCTGGTCTCCTAAACAAaag GAAATCATACATCCTTGCGACTAAACCCACAAATAGTTCTATCCTG GTCTCCGTTTTGCTCATTGTACTGGTAATAGTTGTCGCTCATCTTTCTGCAAGCCAATCGAGTAACTAA